TCATAATCATTTTCTCTAAAGTCTGAGACTTTAGCATCAATGCAACTCCTGTAATTGCAGAACCCACCCATTTTGAATTAAGCTCAGACACTAACAGAGACATGTTTGTCGGGTTAGTGATTACCTGAACAGCATCAAAGTAATCTCTATGAAGCATTTGTCCGAGCATTACGAACATTGTAATGGTGAGGATTCCAGCCACCACTTGCCTCAAATCCACACCCATTCTTctattcttcttcttattaCAGTCTGTTCCTCCTCTGTCTCCAAATGTGTTTTGAATGGTTTCACTGAGGATTAAGGAATGGTTTAGAAgagaaccaaaaaaacaaaaggaaaatcTGTTTTCTTAGTgcaaaaaaatggtaattaTGTCTTTTTAGACTAATTTATACTACTTTATATActattagactaattttttccaaaatgtcagtaatgcccttaaaattgtaattttttttaaaagatatatattgagttcgacaagggggatcgatcgatcccactttacaagttatagtggatcgatcgatcccgatcattattcagaacaaaaaaaacgcgaaatatatactgatcgacctggtccatttcactcgatcggcgaagGTCGATTTACACAGATCGACTGATCTGTAAgaatagatcgatcgatcccgtgccgaggaaagaatcccaaatcgatttttttggttttgtatgattatatctggattgattcccacttgatttgaaccgaccaagcatgatttcaactctttaaactcgatttctctgggatgaaagtgaatattctcaaacattctcaaatatttgaatttctaaaaataggaatttgaatttctaaaaataggacACGCCTCTTCAAGAATGTTCCATCGACAACAACCAGTAGCACccctttgaatttgaatttctaaaaataggatatttttctctgggatgaaagtgaatattctcaaatcgatttgtcgctttttttgttcctttttcgttttttttttaaatcgatttttaaaaaaatataaaagtgaatattctcaaatattttgtttccatatttttaggaactgatttcttatccgtagaatacaactaatatgtagaaatcagtttctacagttttttagaattatagtaatgtttagaatttgatttctacatgttttagatttatagtaaatctgtagaagtcggtttctacatgttttagaattagattaatgtgtagattttgatttttaagaattttagaatggtaggttaagcgcggaatgtgtattctacatatttgtagaatactcctatttacgtagatcacgtattctaaacattgtagattcaatgaaaaaagtagatttcgttttctacttcgtagaatgtcatttctacttcgtagaatgtcatttctacttcttttagaacataatctgaaatttataattttaacttttttataactggaaaatataccattaagttcatataggtattttaacaaatgttactatttttccaaaaaaaatttctttgtaaaactatttattaaaattattttcataaatattaaaaggtattataagaaaatatgacacaaaatatagattcgtctaaagggacatagttactattgttttgctctaaaaaacagttttccaaaaaaaaaaagagacaaagaTTTCACAAAATCTGTGATGATTTGTCTAAAAGATAACTTTCTTTTTAACGTAAATTTATGGGTGTGATTTGGTCAGTGTTCAATCAAAGCCTTTGCCTTTTACGCTCTCTCTCTATCCACGAACCCATCACCAGCCACCGACACCTATCGCCGtgaaattctgtttttttttttttttaactcacaGCATAGTTGATTTTGATTAAACCGGATGCGTACCGACTTTTGATTTACTTAAACCGGATTTATACAAACCAAATTTGTAAAGGAAGAATTCGCATGTGTTGTTCATGTGCAGCTGTTAGAGCATCCTTATCCCATAACCCCATTAAGGGTCTCTTgagataaaattaataatatttaagacATAAAAGTGTTAAAGAAACTTCGTCAAGAACCTTGAGATTTTAATGTCTGCATTGCAAATTTCTTGCTTTGAAAttcttgaaaattaaataatattgaatatttatttaaaaacttatatttagtagtaaataaaagacaacatattaaacatagattttaaacTAAAAGCATGAAAACAAAGATTATTAAAATGAACGAGAATTATTTGAAATAAGCATCAGAGATCAATTGTTGTCTTCACCACCTCCAAATCTACGCCATAtgtgttcaaccaaatcatctttcCGTTGTTGATGCTTTTGTGTATCACGAATTcttgttcgaacacccatcatatttgCGATATTTGAagggatatctgtagaatacgtgagatcaacatgtgaacttccttggtcttctccttgttggaaccCTCGAACATCAAATTGAGTGTAACCGTCTCTTTCGTTTTCGAcgatcatattatggagtatgatacatgctctcataatcttcccaattttgactttatctcAACTCCTcgctggatttttaacaatgccaaagcgagcttgcaagactccaaaagcccgcTCTACATCTTTTCGGGCAGCTTCTTGATGctgagcaaataaaactgcttgCGGCCCTTGTGGTATacgaatagattggataaaagttgaccatttcggataaataccatcagtGAGATAGTAAGCTATATTATACTGATGTCCGTTGACAGAGAAAGTGACTTTCGGAGCTTGaccatttattatgtcatcaaaaactggtgaacgatcaagaacattgatatcatttaatgtACCTGtaggtccaaaaaacgcatgccatatccagagatcatatgaagcaaccgcctctaaaacgattgttggtttacccgaaccacgagcatattgccctttccaagcggtgggacaattcttccactcccaatgcatgcaatcgatgcttcctatcatcccgggaaagcCACGATACTCTCCAAtatcaagtagacgttgaagatcagctgGTGTTGGTTTTCTTAGGTATTCTTCGCCGAACAAATTTATTATTCCTTCCACAAAATTTTCTACACATAACCGAGTTGTTGTTTCACCgagccggaggtattcgtcgacgGTATCAGCTGCAGAACCAtatgccaagacacgaatggcggcggtacacttttgaagtggagAGAGACTGTTCCTTCCGAGACCATCTTTTGTTTCCCGAAAATATTGAACTTCGTTGGAGAGTCGATCCACAATGTTcatgaacaatggcttgttcattctaaaacgtCGCCGGAATAATAAAGGAGGATACGTTGGAGTTTGACTGAAATAATCGTTCCATAAACGATTATGCCCTTCTTCACGATGTCTTTCAATATAagctcgtttttttcttttttttttcttcgttcttcttgatttgcttgaatGGTAAAATCCTCAAATGCttgatcaaaatgttgatcAAATAGCTCATCAAATGTATCATCAAAAGCGTCATCGAAAGTgttgtgagaagaagaagaagccattaaTGTGATTAAAAAGAGTTTATATAGAGAGTGATTAAGAGTTTAACGTGAAGGAAGAAATTGATTAAGTGTTGAAGTGTTTATAAAGTGAGAGATTTAGAAGAACTTGTGAAGGAAGAAAGTGATTAAGTGTTTATAAAAGAGATAGAAGAAGTTTGAAATAACTTGAGAGAGATAAGTGGACTTGATATGGAAGTTTGAAATAACTTGAGAACTTGTGTTTATAAAGTTTCATCTATACACCCTTTGAAAACTTGTGTCCGTGACATGAGTTATGCTACAAAATAATACAAGACAAAATGTGATACAACTCTCTACGAACTCTCTTGTCTTCACATGTGTGTCCGTGACTCACTATCTCTCTTGTCTTCTCTTCACTCACCCTCCGTGACTCCATGCTCTAATCTgccaagaaagaaagaacatCATAAATTCACGTGAAACAACAACAAGTGAAACACgtgaaacaacaacaacaagtgaaacaacaacaataagTGAAACAACAACACGTTTTTATATTATCACGTTACCAACATACAACAGAGGAACAACACGTTTTTATATTATCACGTTACCAACATACAACAGAGGAACAACAACAAGATAAAATCAACGTGAACAAAGACTTAAACCCAAACTTAAACCCATACTTAAACTAGTTCAACTAAGCTAGTTCAAcacaaaatcttaaacccaTACTTAAACTAGTTCAACAACTCAGCTAGGAGCTTTTTCACAACAGCATTTTCGACCTCATCTAAGGGCTCTTGCTTTGCAAGTAAACGGTCAAGTATCCGATTTCTTGATAGCCTGTCCTTGGAGACCaagtctttttgttttatttcccACATAGTCTGAAACTGTGACAGCCTTTCCTCCCACTTGACATTCTTGTTCTTCCCTTTTGCTGCCTTAACACCCGGGGGGCGTTCCTCCTCAACAGCGTGTGAAGTCTCAGACTGTGAACCCTCGTCTAACTTCCTCCTTTTACCGCTTCCTTCGTTTTTAGATGTAGCAGTGGCACACCATTTTTGATCATTCCGAAGCTCCTTCCAAGCGTGCTCAAGAATAAAATTTTTTCGGTGGTTGGTGAAGAAGATTTCATGAGCTCTGTTGAgaacatcattctcattttgccCACTTGTCTTCTCTCTGGTTGCTGCTTCGAAAGCCCCACAGAACTTGTTGActtgatcattgatcttgtgtCAACGCTGCTTGCAATGAGTTGATTCTCGGTGTTCAGTGGCTGCAACCTTGGGACTTGCCGCAAAGTAAGCGGCGATCCTATTCCAGAATGCCCCAGACCGTTGCTCATTTCCCACTACTGAATCCTTGCTTGTGTTGAGCCAGGAGCTGATGAGCACCATATCTTCTACAGGCGTCCACATCCGGCGTTCCTTACGCTCAGCAGGAGTGTCTTCAGGGACAGTTTCTTCAACTAAACTAAAGACGCTTTGTTGACTCGTAAGGAGATCAACAAAGTTACTACCATGCCGGTATGGATTGGAATCACTAAACTAAAGATGCTTTGTTGACTCGTAAGGAGATCAACAAAGTTACTACCATGCCGGTATGGATTGGAATCCATCCCCAAGAATGTCacagaaagaaaggaaaaaagaagaGTGTACAACAGATAGAAGGAAGACAAGAAGAAGCAATGTTGATGCCAGaagagagaaagcaaagaacGCTATTTTAAAGGGAAGAAACTATTAAATGGACTTGACATCAACCAAACACATTCATCACACTTCATCACGttttctatctaaccatcaaCCTAGCCATTACACCTATTTATTACTAACCCAACCATTAACTACCTAACTCAACATTAAAGCACTCAATAAATTCGAAAGGAGTAGACATTTACCTGTATTGCTCTGCTTTGCACTCCTCTAGTTCGCGGTTCCTTCTTCTTGTACCTTCGAGCCACGCACTCTgacacaaacacacaaacaagacGTAAAAACTTCATCAATGACTTTGAggaacacaaacaaacaaagtaCTACTCAGAACTTATTAAAAACGATTTCACCAGTAACTTTTAACAAATCAAGTTAGATCAATCCATCTATATTGAATCAATCTTACTAATAACTTCAATTTAATccatgaaaatttaaaatatttaagactTTGAGGAACAACAGAAACTTGACCTTTGATTCGAGGAGAAGAAAAGTGAGAGAGCTCTGTCACCACCGAGAGACAGCTTCATCACCGTCGAGGACAGAGACGGTGCCGTCGAGGAGAGCTCCGTCGCTGACGAGGACAGACACGGCCTTGTCGAGGAGAGCTCCGTCGCCACATAGCTCGCCAATTCGAACcgaacaaataaaatataaagtaaataagcCGATCAGAACAAGTTAAACAATAATCGATCACATGCATGATCAAAAACAATATGATCTCCTATCACTACCTTTTGATTAGAGCCGAGCCACCTCGGGAAAGCTCCTTCGCCGTCGAGGAGACCCACCGTGCCCCAGATTCGACGATAACCAACACATAACAACCGATCAGAACGAGTCGCGaggatttgagagagagagagacagattCGCCATAGAAATCACCAAGCCGAGAGgattcgagagagagagagagagagagagagagagagagagagagagagagagagagagagagagagagagagagagagagagagtcaagtTTCAAACGCGTTTAACGCGAAACCGAACTTCCATCCACTCCCTTGTTGACACGCGTCCACCAACAGACGTTTCTTCACGAGCCAACGAAGCACTCGTCTCCTCcgctttcttcctttttttatatttttttaatcaaaaaaaaataaagagacgGCCCAAATTAACCGCGATGCGGATGCTCTTACAGGTTTACAGCACTTCCTTAGGCGGGTTATTGATGGGTTCTgaccaatttaaaaaaaattcaaaaaatcaaaaagaaaatatttgtgTCAAAATAATTTCTTGCAGAAGACATTTTTGAAACGTTTTCAGACTCTTCAGTACATATGTCCTTCTTTAATtgaatagctttttttttttataaaattcaaaaattaaataaaaactaaaccgTTTTTAAAGTATTAATGTTTTTATCACTAAGAAACTAAAATGAGTACTTCCACCATCGGAGATGTTTTTAGTTACCCATTGGTTTTGccgtggcaaaaaaaaaaaaaaatctactataaattatttttttgactgAAGGCTTATCTACTATAAAACTTTAGTTGTAAACTTTGTGTTAAATTTTGTGTTGTATTTGAGTTATGTAGCCATAAATTTAttgttgtaaaaatattttgcagataattctattgttagttttagttgtaatttttttactctaaatattttaaaataaaacgtGTAAGATATGTgctgtatatataaaatattattttatcaattacaataatttaatttctttaacATTTCAGtaacttctttttaaaaattgcagttattaatattgtcattttatgatataataaataatagtacTGTATATAGTGTTGATGTGCACCTAATCTCTTGGGATGCAATTTTTATTTGCATCATCCACAAAAGTACAAACAGCTAAGTGTACACTTCTCTATGTCACATATACAAATACACTACACACTTCTTCAAGTAAGGCTAAGGCTAATCTGTTTTCACCTAGAACAAGTATAGTTTCTGTGTCTAAGTATCATACAGCTTTTTCTAATCTCAAGTGATGATTCTGACTAATCCATATTTCCATCAAAGTGAGAATACTCTGCTCCCTCTTTGCTCTTAAACATTGCCTTCAGCTTCATCTCTAAACCCTTTGGAGTATACTTCAAGTCCTTACCATGACTCTTATGATCACCTTCTTCCACAAGAAACATTATATAACTTTGTAAATAACTCTTGTATCTAGGCACAACCATTCTTACCATAGCTTCACATATCCTCCATCTCACCTTCTCATCCTCAACAATCCAATGTGATTGCTTTCTGTAAATCTCATCAAACCCTTTAGCAAAGGCTTGTAATGCTCTCTTCATGGTTTGAGCTTTGTTGTTGAGTAGAGACAAGAGCTTTCCCCAGCTTTCTTTAACATACAATGCTGCATAGTAGTCTCTATACTTCTCATGCGCGTTTAGCCAAGACTCTCCCATCATTAACCCGAGAGGAGTCTCTCTCAGACCGCAGAAGTGAGAGTGGTTGTTCATCATAAATATGTAAGAAAGAGCTGTCTCTTTGTTGGAACTAGACCATGCATCCAAGTTCAAAGCAATCTCTCTCAGTATGTTGTACATGTGACCTATGAGTACCTCTTCTTGATACTTTTCATTCTTCCAACCCAAATCAATCTCAAGGATCTTTGACAAGACAGGCTTGTTCTTGTCTCCAAGCAGCTTGTCGCAGTACTCAGTCACAACACTTACAAGCTTGGGGACACCACCATCAAGAGGAGGACAGTTTGGTCTTTGAAGCTCCACCTGACAAGGTAACTCCCAAAAGATCTCGCAGACACCTTTAACTAGATTACTAACTAACTCCCTTGTTTCTCTACGTATCTCTGAACACTGCTCCCCTCTAAACAACCGGTTAAACTCGGTTCTAACGTTGTCCATTGTCGAGAAACATTCCAAGAGTTTCAGCAGCTTTGGTGGACTTTTCCTGCATTTGCTGATTCTTGATCCAAACCTGAGAAGCTGAAGCATCCCTGTGTTTGAAGCTATTGCTCCAAAGCAATGCAGTGGAACATGttcttcttctccaaaatcTTTGTACACTTCATAGCAGAGGTTACTCTCAAACTCATAGATCTCTTTCACAGCTATCTCCATAT
This Brassica napus cultivar Da-Ae chromosome C6, Da-Ae, whole genome shotgun sequence DNA region includes the following protein-coding sequences:
- the LOC106404234 gene encoding glutathione S-transferase T3-like, whose translation is MWTPVEDMVLISSWLNTSKDSVVGNEQRSGAFWNRIAAYFAATTREKTSGQNENDVLNRAHEIFFTNHRKNFILEHAWKELRNDQKWCATATSKNEGSGKRRKLDEGSQSETSHAVEEERPPGVKAAKGKNKNVKWEERLSQFQTMWEIKQKDLVSKDRLSRNRILDRLLAKQEPLDEVENAVVKKLLAELLN
- the LOC106404855 gene encoding exocyst complex component EXO70I-like encodes the protein MAETKSLERLKAMRSLLKSEMEKTKTSSLVLEKTGSKLEEINTKLLSLEADVKVDRWRSSPFFDHIRYTIAPVSAALRVFATVQELERDLMSCNEVLGYVSDVKCLGEALKLLKSSCVLALNWLEETTKFLSENGMPEDHPCGLRFRISIKLLKELQMTEARAYRRGGSLHTALENLETELEMILEEEEVLSEYNLRDMKAIIKRLDAHTMLTNCVHVYIKNRTRVIQKRFEIDYLKKTITEADIEGYIGQWRLDMEIAVKEIYEFESNLCYEVYKDFGEEEHVPLHCFGAIASNTGMLQLLRFGSRISKCRKSPPKLLKLLECFSTMDNVRTEFNRLFRGEQCSEIRRETRELVSNLVKGVCEIFWELPCQVELQRPNCPPLDGGVPKLVSVVTEYCDKLLGDKNKPVLSKILEIDLGWKNEKYQEEVLIGHMYNILREIALNLDAWSSSNKETALSYIFMMNNHSHFCGLRETPLGLMMGESWLNAHEKYRDYYAALYVKESWGKLLSLLNNKAQTMKRALQAFAKGFDEIYRKQSHWIVEDEKVRWRICEAMVRMVVPRYKSYLQSYIMFLVEEGDHKSHGKDLKYTPKGLEMKLKAMFKSKEGAEYSHFDGNMD